A single region of the Bacillus cereus genome encodes:
- a CDS encoding MFS transporter gives MNSYTASSSEVQTNRRSIFALLALAISAFGIGTTEFVSVGLLPSISEDLHVSVTTAGLTVSLYALGVAFGAPVLTSLTANMSRKTLLMWIMVIFIIGNGIAAVATSFTVLLIARIVSALSHGVFMSIGSTIAAALVPENKRASAIAIMFTGVTVATITGAPIGTFIGQQFGWRTSFLAIVVIGIIALIANSILIPSNMKKGTSVSVRDQFKLITNGRLLLVFIITALGYGGTFVTFTYLSPLLQEVTGFKANTVTIILLVYGIAIAIGNVIGGKLSNHNPIRALFYMFFIQAIILFVLTFTAPFKVAGLITIIFMGLFAFMNVPGLQVYVVMLAERFVPSAVDVASAINIAAFNAGIALGAYLGGIVTNSLGLIHTAWVGGIMVVGAVILTAWSMTLEKRDQAK, from the coding sequence CTACCATCTATTTCGGAAGATTTACATGTGTCGGTTACAACAGCGGGTTTAACAGTTTCTTTATATGCGTTAGGCGTAGCATTTGGTGCTCCAGTATTAACGTCGTTAACAGCTAATATGTCACGAAAAACGTTATTAATGTGGATTATGGTTATTTTCATTATTGGTAACGGAATTGCAGCTGTCGCAACAAGTTTCACTGTATTACTTATTGCGCGAATTGTGTCTGCGCTTTCGCATGGTGTGTTTATGTCAATTGGTTCAACGATTGCTGCGGCACTTGTACCAGAAAATAAACGTGCTAGCGCGATTGCAATTATGTTTACTGGCGTAACAGTTGCGACTATTACAGGTGCGCCAATTGGAACTTTTATTGGTCAACAATTTGGCTGGAGAACATCATTTTTAGCAATCGTGGTAATAGGAATTATTGCCTTAATCGCAAATAGTATTCTAATCCCATCTAATATGAAAAAAGGTACGTCTGTGTCAGTCCGCGATCAGTTTAAACTGATTACGAACGGAAGACTGTTACTAGTTTTCATCATTACTGCATTAGGATATGGGGGGACATTCGTAACATTTACGTATTTATCTCCGTTATTACAAGAGGTAACAGGATTTAAAGCAAATACGGTTACTATCATTTTATTAGTGTATGGAATCGCCATTGCGATAGGGAATGTGATTGGCGGGAAATTATCGAATCATAATCCAATTCGAGCGCTATTTTACATGTTCTTTATTCAAGCGATTATATTATTTGTTTTAACATTTACAGCACCATTTAAGGTAGCTGGGTTAATCACAATTATTTTCATGGGACTATTCGCATTTATGAATGTTCCAGGGTTACAAGTATATGTCGTAATGTTAGCTGAACGATTTGTACCGAGTGCTGTCGATGTTGCATCGGCAATTAATATTGCGGCGTTTAATGCTGGGATTGCTCTTGGTGCTTATTTAGGCGGTATTGTAACGAACTCGTTAGGGTTAATTCATACGGCTTGGGTAGGCGGCATTATGGTAGTAGGTGCTGTTATTTTAACAGCATGGAGTATGACATTAGAAAAAAGAGATCAAGCAAAATAA